One Kitasatospora sp. MAP12-44 DNA segment encodes these proteins:
- a CDS encoding MFS transporter — protein sequence MTEATANLTRRRRLLILAICCMSLLIVGLDNTIVNLALPSIQRDLHAPASGLQWIIDAYTLVLASLLILSGSVADRIGRRRIFQTGLVLFVLGSLLCSIAPSLGWLIAFRALQAVGGSMLNPVAMSIITNVFTDPRERAQAIGVWGGVVGISMALGPIVGGVLVESAGWPSIFLINVPIGLLAWLLAARYIPESRAARPRRLDPVGQLLAVAALAAGTAVIIEGPGHGWTSPLILALAALALAALIAFPLWEHHTPEPLLDLRFFRSAPFSGATVIAVCSFASLSGFLFLNTLYLQEVRHYSPVEAGLWTLPMAGLTLVCAPISGRIVGARGPRVPLLIAGTALAGSGLLLTGLTATTSAALLLAAYALFGLGFGLVNAPITNAAVSGMPRSQAGVAAAVASTSRQVGQSLGVAVIGTVVTSAVVGPLAGGLAQASHAGWWIITGLGLVVLVLGAVTTTPWARATAADVAARLDPEAVPAAAVRPARSDRLR from the coding sequence GTGACCGAAGCCACCGCCAACCTCACCCGCCGCAGACGGCTGCTGATCCTGGCCATCTGCTGCATGAGCCTGCTGATCGTCGGCCTGGACAACACGATCGTCAATCTGGCACTGCCCTCGATCCAACGCGACCTGCACGCGCCCGCCTCCGGCCTGCAGTGGATCATCGACGCCTACACCCTGGTGCTGGCCTCGCTGCTGATCCTCTCCGGGTCGGTCGCCGACCGGATCGGCCGGCGCCGGATCTTCCAGACCGGCCTGGTGCTCTTCGTGCTCGGCTCGCTGCTCTGCAGCATCGCCCCGAGCCTGGGCTGGCTGATCGCCTTCCGGGCGCTGCAGGCCGTCGGCGGCTCGATGCTCAACCCGGTCGCGATGTCGATCATCACCAACGTCTTCACCGACCCGCGCGAACGGGCCCAGGCGATCGGCGTCTGGGGCGGCGTGGTCGGCATCAGCATGGCGCTGGGCCCGATCGTCGGCGGGGTGCTGGTGGAGAGCGCCGGCTGGCCGTCGATCTTCCTGATCAACGTGCCGATCGGCCTGCTCGCCTGGCTGCTGGCCGCGCGCTACATACCCGAGTCGCGGGCCGCGCGGCCACGCCGGCTCGACCCGGTCGGCCAGCTGCTGGCGGTGGCGGCGCTGGCCGCCGGGACGGCCGTGATCATCGAGGGCCCCGGCCACGGCTGGACCTCGCCGCTCATCCTGGCCCTGGCCGCGCTGGCGCTGGCCGCCCTGATCGCGTTCCCGCTCTGGGAGCACCACACCCCCGAACCGCTGCTCGACCTGCGGTTCTTCCGCAGCGCGCCGTTCAGTGGTGCGACGGTGATCGCCGTCTGCTCGTTCGCCTCGCTCAGCGGCTTCCTCTTCCTCAACACCCTCTACCTGCAGGAGGTCCGGCACTACAGCCCGGTCGAGGCAGGCCTCTGGACGCTCCCGATGGCCGGGCTCACCCTGGTCTGCGCCCCGATCTCCGGACGCATCGTCGGCGCACGCGGCCCCCGCGTCCCGCTGCTGATCGCCGGCACCGCGCTGGCCGGCAGCGGCCTGCTGCTCACCGGCCTGACCGCCACCACCTCGGCCGCCCTGCTGCTCGCCGCGTACGCGCTCTTCGGACTCGGCTTCGGCCTGGTCAACGCCCCGATCACCAACGCCGCCGTCTCCGGCATGCCGCGCTCGCAGGCCGGGGTCGCCGCGGCGGTCGCCTCGACGAGCCGTCAGGTCGGGCAGTCGCTGGGCGTCGCGGTGATCGGCACCGTGGTCACCTCGGCGGTGGTCGGCCCGCTGGCCGGCGGCCTCGCCCAGGCCAGCCACGCGGGCTGGTGGATCATCACCGGCCTGGGCCTGGTCGTCCTGGTGCTGGGCGCGGTCACCACCACTCCCTGGGCCCGCGCCACCGCCGCCGACGTGGCCGCCCGCCTCGACCCCGAAGCCGTCCCCGCGGCCGCTGTCCGACCGGCCCGATCCGACCGGCTACGATGA
- the yaaA gene encoding peroxide stress protein YaaA, translating to MPFLVLLPPSEGKAPTLEGAPLELGELSLPGLTEARGRVLDALVELCRGGEDTAAEVLGLSQGLRGEIARNAGLRTAGTLPAGEVYTGVLFDALGLAKLDEAAYARAERSLLVFSGLWGAVRVSDRIPSYRCSGGVKLPPLGALGGYWRRAMADVLPAEANGLVLDLRSAAYAASWKPDGDVVARTATVRVLQERDGKRSVVSHFNKATKGRLVRDLLVSGAEPTTPGELLEALHALGYTVEVAAQGTARKPFQLDVVVTDVH from the coding sequence ATGCCGTTCCTGGTCCTGTTGCCGCCGTCGGAGGGCAAGGCCCCGACCCTGGAGGGCGCGCCGCTGGAGCTCGGCGAGCTGTCGCTGCCGGGGCTGACCGAGGCGCGCGGGCGGGTGCTGGACGCGCTGGTGGAGCTGTGCCGGGGCGGCGAGGACACCGCGGCCGAGGTGCTCGGGCTGAGCCAGGGCCTGCGCGGCGAGATCGCCCGCAACGCGGGGCTGCGGACGGCGGGCACGCTGCCGGCCGGCGAGGTGTACACGGGGGTGCTGTTCGACGCGCTCGGACTGGCCAAGCTGGACGAGGCGGCCTACGCGCGGGCCGAGCGCTCGCTGCTGGTCTTCTCCGGGCTCTGGGGCGCGGTCCGGGTGAGCGACCGGATCCCGTCATACCGCTGCTCGGGCGGGGTGAAACTGCCGCCGCTGGGGGCGCTCGGCGGATACTGGCGGCGCGCGATGGCGGACGTGCTCCCGGCGGAGGCGAACGGTCTGGTGCTGGACCTGCGCAGCGCGGCGTACGCGGCGTCCTGGAAGCCGGACGGCGACGTGGTGGCCCGCACGGCGACCGTCCGGGTGCTGCAGGAGCGGGACGGCAAACGGTCGGTGGTCAGCCACTTCAACAAGGCCACCAAGGGCCGGCTGGTCCGCGACCTGCTGGTCTCCGGCGCCGAGCCGACCACGCCGGGCGAGCTGCTGGAGGCGCTGCACGCGCTGGGCTACACCGTCGAGGTCGCCGCCCAGGGCACCGCGCGCAAGCCGTTTCAGCTGGACGTCGTGGTGACCGACGTCCACTGA